A section of the Glandiceps talaboti chromosome 8, keGlaTala1.1, whole genome shotgun sequence genome encodes:
- the LOC144439303 gene encoding uncharacterized protein LOC144439303 encodes MNKQIIVCDEDGKLVRVIGKGELNSPVGIAFNQLNGQLYVVDSGSFCIRVYTLDGVLMKSFGEKGNKNGQFSKTPNCITISKGGLVYVASERQAFSCVFNSDGEFLYQFGKFTDPEDMTTGKDGCVYVNDYQNNSVTKYDLKGVFLSCLVSRRDGLHSPTGICVFDFEPLPLIIIVDHGNSCIRVYSQ; translated from the coding sequence atgaataaacaaataattgtcTGTGATGAAGATGGGAAACTGGTCAGAGTTATCGGGAAAGGTGAACTGAATTCTCCTGTCGGTATTGCATTTAACCAATTGAATGGTCAACTTTATGTAGTTGATAGTGGGTCATTTTGTATTAGAGTTTATACTCTAGATGGGGTGTTAATGAAATCGTTTGGTGAAAAGGGAAACAAAAATGGGCAGTTTTCAAAGACACCAAACTGCATCACTATTAGCAAGGGTGGGCTTGTATATGTGGCTAGTGAAAGACAAGCCTTTTCATGTGTCTTTAACTCGGATGGTgaatttttatatcagtttggaAAATTTACAGACCCAGAAGACATGACTACAGGGAAAGATGGCTGTGTGTATGTCAACGATTACCAGAACAATAGTGTCACTAAATATGATTTGAAAGGGGTCTTCCTTAGCTGCCTTGTAAGTCGAAGGGATGGTTTACACAGCCCCACTGGAATCTGTGTATTTGACTTTGAACCACTACCATTGATTATTATTGTTGATCATGGGAACAGCTGTATAAGAGTATACTCCCAATAA
- the LOC144439304 gene encoding E3 ubiquitin-protein ligase TRIM33-like — protein sequence MASYQQVQTIAAIDDNFLLCGICCELYKVPKILPCLHIFCEGCLTQLADKNGGHTFSCPLCRRSYALPQDDVSNFRTDIFLSGLVNDKQGDAVSKTKKCDACKTGDVVKVCTDCPMAICEICVRVHRNIPLTHAHNLMTPEDYESSKVNDPASVQQPVYCDSHPNIELKMYCVTCQKAICSECGMVAHYEHKHRYLKDSADDYVKELSGMVEKLKTKCQETKISMTKIQETSEKLESNYKNENQKVKEHVEEITQQVKVAGQRLQEEVKHIYNRQKTNLNAQFKELEGLDSDIHAVEEYATNFMQRGSPAQLMSSKTAMTTQIQHLLKTNTNPTPIESGYLQFKPSSNIIDAQTMGKVTDKRSVYVLEGIPQPARTNEIVQATLRPKFQLESRIVASHVKAVLTTPTGVEDVKMIEANGYRYLIYKGNT from the exons ATGGCGTCATACCAACAGGTACAGACGATAGCTGCTATTGATGATAATTTTCTGCTATGTGGAATCTGTTGTGAACTTTACAAGGTTCCTAAGATCCTGCCCTGTCTCCACATTTTCTGTGAAGGGTGCTTAACTCAGCTGGCTGACAAAAATGGTGGTCACACATTCAGCTGTCCGCTGTGCCGGAGATCATATGCTCTACCCCAGGACGACGTGTCCAATTTTAGAACAGACATCTTCCTGAGTGGACTAGTAAACGACAAACAAGGCGACGCAGTAagtaaaacaaagaaatgtgACGCTTGCAAGACTGGAGATGTTGTAAAGGTGTGTACTGACTGTCCGATGGCAATTTGCGAAATCTGTGTTCGGGTTCACAGAAATATTCCTTTGACTCACGCCCATAATCTCATGACCCCCGAAGATTATGAGAGTTCGAAGGTGAATGACCCAGCTTCTGTTCAACAACCAGTATATTGTGACAGCCACCCGAACATTGAATTAAAGATGTACTGTGTGACATGCCAAAAGGCAATATGTTCAGAGTGTGGGATGGTTGCACATTATGAACACAAACATAGATATCTGAAGGACTCTGCCGATGACTATGTAAAGGAGTTGAGTGGAATGGTGGAGAAGCTGAAAACAAAGTGCCAAGAAACCAAGATCAGTATGACTAAAATACAGGAGACGTCAGAGAAGCTAGAAAGTAACTATAAGAATGAGAATCAGAAAGTGAAAGAACATGTAGAGGAGATCACACAGCAAGTTAAAGTAGCTGGGCAAAGACTCCAAGAAGAAGTTAAACACATCTACAACCGACAGAAAACCAACCTGAATGCACAGTTCAAAGAATTAGAGGGTCTAGATAGTGACATCCATGCAGTTGAAGAGTATGCTACCAACTTCATGCAGCGTGGCTCACCAGCACAACTGATGTCATCAAAGACAGCCATGACAACACAAATACAGCATCTCCTGAAAACCAACACTAACCCTACACCAATAGAAAGTGGCTATCTGCAATTTAAGCCGTCATCAAATATAATTGATGCACAAACTATGGGAAAGGTGACAGACAAGCGAAGTGTATACGTGTTAGAGGGTATTCCACAGCCAGCCAGAACCAATGAAATAGTGCAGGCAACTTTACGTCCAAAGTTTCAATTAGAGTCAAGAATTGTAGCAAGTCATGTAAAAGCTGTATTGACAACACCTACTGGTGTTGAAGATGTGAAAATGATAGAGGCCAATG GTTACAGATATTTAATTTACAAGGGCAATACCTAA